The genome window GGCTGCCGCATATCGACCTTCAGGTAAGGATAGTGTTTGTCATCCTTCAGCAGGATGTTGTAATAGGGTTTATGAAGCTTGATCAGGTTGCATTCCAGGATCAGCGCTTCCAGGTTGGTTTCACACAGCAGGATGTCAAAATCATCGATATGGGCGATCATTGCCGCCACCTTGGGTGTATGGGCTGTATCGCGGAAATAGCTCCTCACCCTGTTTTTCAGGTTGACCGCCTTGCCCACGTAGATAATCTCGCCTGCCGCGTTCTTCATCAGGTAACATCCGGGAGAGTCCGGTAGCATCCGGATCTTCTCTTCCAGCTTTTCACTCCATCGGATCACTGCCGTCTCCCCCTTTCTTTCAGGCATAAAAAGAAGCGGGACCCCCGCTTCTGTTGTTTTTTATTCCAGGTTGCTGATTGCAGCCTGCATGTCTGCCAGGTTTGTGGACAGGCTGGTCACATACTGGCCTGTTTCCATACCGGTTGTCAGGATACCCATATATTCTTCCACCGTGCTGAGCAGCGATGCCAGGCGTGAGTCATCCACAAGGAATCCGTTTCCGCTGTTGGCGCTCAGATTGTTGACAACGCGCATCGCGTGAATATTGCTTCTGACACTCGCAAGGATCTCAGCCGAATCGGCCCCGGCGGTCCTGCTCAGTGTCTGCGTGTTGTTATATGCTTCCTGGCATTCCCTCCGGAGCTGCATGATATACTGCGTGCGGATATTTCCCTTATCCTTGATCATCGGCAAGCTGATGATCAGCAGGGCAATCAGCGCAACACTCAATAACAGGATGACAATGTTTTTGATCCTGTTCCGGTTAACCTGCGAAAGAGGCACGGCGCCTTCCCCTACCTGGGAATATCGTCTGTACATGGCACTCCCTCCTTTTCCAGGATAATTGTAACATAATCATTCCAAGCCGTAAAGGCGAACAAAAAAACCCGTTCCGGACGTACCGGACACGGGTTTCGGTTGCTCAGCCCTGCTTCTGCTTATGCTTGGGATTTTCGCAGATAACCATCACGCGGCCTTTGCGCTTGATGATCTTGCACTTTTCGCAGATCGGCTTTACAGACGGACGAACTTTCATCGTTGTACCCTCCTCTTTCAGGATCAGTTCTTGCTGCGCCAGGTGATCCGGCCTCTGGTCAGATCATAGGGCGATAATTCAATCGTTACCTTGTCACCGGGGTAGATCCGGATGAAATTCATCCTCATCTTTCCGGAGATATGCGCCAG of Aristaeella lactis contains these proteins:
- the rpmJ gene encoding 50S ribosomal protein L36, coding for MKVRPSVKPICEKCKIIKRKGRVMVICENPKHKQKQG
- the infA gene encoding translation initiation factor IF-1 is translated as MSKSDVIEMEGKVIEALPNAMFQVELQNGHQILAHISGKMRMNFIRIYPGDKVTIELSPYDLTRGRITWRSKN